A stretch of Methanobrevibacter sp. YE315 DNA encodes these proteins:
- the hisE gene encoding phosphoribosyl-ATP diphosphatase: protein MNDEIIREVYSVLESRRDNPIDSYTSNIMQDNDKKAEDKILEKIAEEAGEVIIASKNDENLVYESVDLIFHTLLILAYKGVEIDEVFEEFARRRK, encoded by the coding sequence ATGAATGACGAAATCATTAGGGAAGTTTATTCCGTTTTAGAATCCAGACGTGATAATCCTATTGATTCATACACATCAAACATCATGCAGGATAATGATAAAAAAGCAGAAGACAAGATTCTTGAAAAAATAGCTGAAGAGGCGGGAGAAGTAATTATTGCTTCTAAAAATGATGAAAATTTAGTATATGAATCTGTTGATTTGATTTTCCACACATTGCTAATATTGGCATATAAGGGAGTGGAAATCGATGAAGTTTTCGAAGAGTTCGCAAGAAGGAGAAAATAG
- a CDS encoding CDP-glycerol glycerophosphotransferase family protein, with amino-acid sequence MEFSVIITTYNSEKWIKNTIDSIINQELNFEENVEIIIVDHYSNDNTRQICIEYTRKYPYNFKLLSNNAENISDARNIALKYVEGKYVNILMSESSLSRKTLGSISLFFKKNPHVDVASVPIYFVNKKNKDHWSNARFEKNQIANLIKNPEYYQIFTSSSFIRKSALQNIEYQNLIFSENTVFINEVLINNPQIGLCNNGYCNSEIDLEKNIYLDDAVLTKEYYLGLCERNFKRLIKKSLDKFNYVPRFVQNAIMYHLAIMLNVDDTKKILNAEEIQTLKSDLNYVLNFIDDDIIINYPIIEETVKLNAFILKYGKLDPIFLTLFDLNTVYIDNYDIINNTLYVMANIAKINNRDIEIFVNGYPLQKTVLNFPQRNKTYFDYTYYTDYTFEFALPLLPGGKYEIEFRADGEKLGIDFSRPCNFSKTVGYAKTRKYISILKDDKILIKRKTKLNWIKQEIKSLIHMLKEREPGYKVGIPFRIAYMIGYPFLKDKHIWLFMDRPDSGDDNASHMFKYAMGKDDGIDKYFILEKNGNGYSEIKRIGEILPYKSLRHRYLGLFAEHIITSHPDNQIIYPFWGSYPHLAGLLKSNTTFLQHGIIKDDISGWLNRFNMNLSLFVVSSTKERESVFENPYNYPKDIIKLLGLPRFDGLENIDNKKQILIMPSWRRYFDNNSKQFIAKTEYFQRFNSLINNEKLINTAKEYGYEIIFRPHPNIYKYIDLFNRNDFVEIDLKQVKYQTLFNEGSLLITDYSSVAFDFAYLHKPVMYYQYGDDYHFDVKNAYFKYETMGFGEVCRDEEELVDLIVGYIKNDCKMKDEYSKRVDDFFIYIDKNNCKRVYEAIKEIPLKD; translated from the coding sequence TTGGAATTTTCAGTGATAATTACAACATACAATTCTGAAAAATGGATAAAAAATACTATTGATTCAATTATTAACCAGGAATTGAATTTTGAAGAAAATGTTGAAATTATAATTGTCGACCATTACAGTAATGACAATACCCGCCAAATTTGCATTGAATACACTAGGAAGTACCCTTATAATTTTAAATTGCTCAGTAATAATGCTGAAAACATTTCTGATGCGAGAAATATCGCCCTTAAATATGTTGAGGGAAAATATGTTAACATATTGATGAGTGAAAGTTCACTATCCAGAAAAACATTAGGATCCATTTCACTTTTTTTTAAAAAAAATCCCCATGTGGATGTTGCATCAGTGCCTATATACTTTGTTAATAAAAAAAATAAAGACCATTGGTCCAATGCTAGATTTGAAAAAAATCAGATTGCAAACCTGATTAAGAATCCTGAGTATTATCAAATTTTTACATCATCTAGCTTTATTAGAAAATCTGCACTGCAAAACATTGAATATCAGAACCTTATATTTTCGGAAAATACTGTTTTTATAAATGAAGTATTGATTAACAACCCTCAAATTGGACTTTGCAATAATGGATACTGCAATTCAGAAATAGACTTGGAAAAAAACATATATCTCGATGATGCCGTATTGACAAAAGAGTACTATTTGGGATTATGCGAAAGAAATTTCAAACGTCTGATTAAAAAGAGTCTAGATAAATTTAACTATGTTCCGAGATTTGTCCAAAATGCAATAATGTACCATCTGGCCATAATGTTAAATGTAGATGATACCAAAAAGATTCTGAATGCGGAAGAAATTCAGACACTAAAATCCGATTTGAATTACGTTTTAAATTTCATTGATGATGATATTATCATAAATTATCCGATTATTGAAGAAACTGTCAAATTGAATGCATTCATATTAAAATATGGAAAATTGGATCCAATATTCCTTACGCTTTTTGATTTAAATACCGTTTATATCGACAATTATGATATAATAAATAATACATTATATGTAATGGCGAATATTGCAAAAATAAACAACCGGGACATTGAAATATTTGTCAATGGTTATCCCCTTCAAAAAACCGTGCTGAACTTCCCTCAAAGAAATAAAACTTATTTCGATTACACATATTATACAGATTATACATTTGAATTTGCGCTACCCCTATTACCTGGTGGAAAATATGAAATTGAATTCAGAGCCGACGGAGAAAAATTAGGCATCGATTTCTCAAGACCATGTAATTTTTCAAAGACAGTCGGTTATGCAAAAACAAGAAAGTATATCAGTATCTTGAAAGATGACAAAATCTTAATTAAAAGGAAAACCAAATTAAACTGGATTAAACAAGAAATAAAATCACTTATTCATATGTTAAAAGAACGTGAACCAGGCTATAAAGTGGGAATACCATTCAGAATAGCCTATATGATTGGATATCCGTTTTTAAAAGATAAACACATATGGCTCTTTATGGACAGGCCAGATTCCGGTGATGATAATGCGTCACATATGTTTAAATATGCAATGGGAAAAGATGATGGCATTGATAAATACTTTATTTTAGAGAAAAACGGGAACGGATATTCTGAAATCAAAAGAATTGGTGAAATATTGCCTTACAAATCTCTTAGACACCGATATTTGGGATTATTTGCAGAACACATCATAACTTCCCATCCTGATAATCAGATTATTTACCCATTTTGGGGAAGTTACCCTCATTTAGCAGGTTTATTGAAATCCAACACAACATTCCTGCAGCATGGGATAATTAAAGATGACATTTCAGGTTGGTTAAATAGGTTCAACATGAATTTATCCTTATTCGTTGTAAGTTCCACCAAAGAACGTGAATCAGTATTCGAAAATCCTTATAACTACCCTAAAGACATCATTAAATTACTTGGGTTGCCTAGATTCGATGGCCTCGAAAACATAGACAATAAAAAACAAATCCTCATTATGCCTTCATGGAGACGATATTTTGACAACAACTCCAAGCAATTCATCGCCAAAACAGAATACTTCCAAAGATTCAATTCATTAATCAACAATGAAAAACTAATCAATACAGCCAAGGAATACGGTTATGAAATAATATTCAGACCACACCCCAATATCTACAAATACATTGACTTGTTCAATAGGAATGATTTCGTTGAAATAGACTTAAAACAGGTTAAATACCAAACCTTATTCAATGAAGGATCATTATTAATAACAGACTATTCATCAGTAGCATTCGATTTTGCATATCTCCACAAACCGGTAATGTATTATCAATATGGTGACGATTATCATTTTGATGTCAAAAACGCTTACTTCAAATATGAAACCATGGGTTTCGGTGAAGTTTGCAGAGATGAAGAGGAATT
- a CDS encoding CBS domain-containing protein — MTEKKSFVKDYMTKNVINVSPETQTEDLIELMRESHHNSYPVVENDKLVGMVTAFDIIVKEWADTVRGIMSTKLVVANQNLSINDASRVMFRRGISRMPVVDEKGKLVGIITNTDMVRSHIERSTPNKVEYFKSTLEQLYGIKTTLRHMKVDTHKLRPTQDRVYADELEGRTYELKRGLAEPAIVVKTGDRWILVDGHHRAVASVQQGYETVDSYVIDLGQDIKLGMEKTADNAGIYNFSDIEIIDYDKHPLIALTESMQDQASKGDFK; from the coding sequence ATGACAGAAAAAAAATCTTTTGTAAAAGATTACATGACAAAAAATGTTATTAATGTTTCTCCAGAAACTCAAACTGAAGATCTTATTGAATTAATGAGAGAAAGTCACCACAACAGTTATCCTGTTGTTGAAAATGACAAGCTTGTTGGAATGGTGACTGCATTCGATATTATAGTTAAAGAATGGGCAGATACCGTTAGAGGCATAATGAGTACAAAACTGGTTGTTGCAAACCAAAATTTATCTATCAATGATGCTTCTAGAGTAATGTTTAGACGAGGAATATCAAGAATGCCTGTTGTTGACGAAAAGGGAAAGCTGGTTGGAATTATTACCAATACTGATATGGTCAGATCCCATATTGAAAGATCAACACCAAATAAAGTCGAATACTTTAAAAGTACATTAGAACAATTATATGGCATTAAAACTACCTTAAGGCATATGAAAGTTGATACACACAAATTACGCCCAACACAAGACAGGGTTTACGCAGACGAACTTGAAGGAAGAACATATGAACTAAAACGAGGATTAGCAGAACCTGCAATTGTTGTCAAGACAGGCGATAGGTGGATTTTAGTTGATGGACACCACAGGGCAGTTGCTTCAGTACAACAAGGTTATGAAACTGTTGATTCATATGTTATCGATTTGGGCCAGGACATCAAATTAGGTATGGAAAAAACAGCAGACAATGCCGGAATTTACAATTTCAGTGATATCGAGATTATCGATTATGATAAACACCCACTAATAGCACTTACAGAAAGCATGCAAGATCAAGCTTCCAAAGGTGATTTCAAATGA
- a CDS encoding ABC transporter ATP-binding protein: protein MSLTEKLGNIRGKKDVPELSNGDSDIAIEIEDLVMEFKVTKDKIDTLKEYVIRTLKRNKKEKRKIRVLDGVSFKVHRGERVGLLGFNGAGKSTLLRIISGIYEPTEGKVTINGKLAPLLAISAGFDKNYTGKNNIYLNGAFLSMEEDFIDEKYDEIVEFSELGEYINYPVKNYSRGMSAKLGFSIATLVKPDILIIDEILSVGDIKFRKKSSDKIYSMMEEGVTVLLVSHSIAQVKKICDRCVWLENGKIVMEGPTEEVCNAYVESSKK from the coding sequence ATGAGTTTAACAGAAAAATTAGGCAATATTCGTGGGAAAAAAGATGTTCCCGAATTAAGTAATGGTGATTCGGATATTGCAATTGAAATTGAAGATTTAGTAATGGAATTCAAGGTTACTAAAGATAAAATTGATACTCTTAAAGAATATGTTATTAGAACCTTAAAAAGAAACAAAAAAGAAAAAAGAAAAATAAGAGTTTTAGACGGAGTTTCTTTTAAGGTGCACAGAGGAGAAAGGGTTGGCCTTCTTGGATTTAATGGTGCTGGGAAAAGTACATTGTTAAGAATTATCTCCGGTATCTATGAGCCTACAGAAGGTAAAGTTACAATAAACGGCAAACTCGCTCCTTTATTAGCAATCAGTGCGGGTTTTGATAAAAATTACACTGGAAAGAATAACATTTACCTGAATGGTGCTTTTTTAAGTATGGAAGAGGACTTCATCGATGAAAAATATGATGAAATCGTTGAATTTTCAGAACTTGGAGAATACATCAATTACCCTGTTAAAAATTATTCAAGAGGTATGTCTGCCAAATTAGGTTTTTCAATAGCTACACTCGTAAAACCGGATATACTGATTATTGATGAAATCTTATCTGTTGGAGATATTAAATTCAGAAAGAAAAGTTCAGATAAAATCTATTCCATGATGGAAGAAGGCGTTACCGTATTGCTAGTTTCACATTCAATAGCACAAGTCAAAAAGATTTGTGATAGGTGTGTATGGCTTGAAAACGGTAAAATCGTAATGGAAGGGCCGACTGAAGAAGTATGTAATGCCTACGTAGAAAGTTCAAAAAAATAA
- a CDS encoding ABC transporter permease, producing the protein MFDTFSEKKFLLKQLVKRDLTSKYKDSVLGILWSFFNPLLIMLVFTAIFSMLFGRQIENYPVYFLSGRLIYDFYNAGTKGAMRSIKRNAALLKKIYVPKHMFSISAICYEFVNFLISFVILFGVMLITGAKFHPTIIFAIIPIMFLVCLIFGIGLILAVCNTYFSDIGHLYNVFTLVLMYASALFYPMEIVPALVQKIFTLNPVYSAITCFRECVVYGITPNLSTLSYLAAFSLTVLGIGILLFNIYDKKLALEI; encoded by the coding sequence ATGTTTGATACATTCTCAGAAAAAAAGTTTCTATTAAAACAATTGGTTAAAAGGGATTTAACCTCAAAATACAAAGATTCAGTTTTAGGAATACTTTGGAGTTTCTTTAATCCTCTTTTAATCATGCTGGTTTTTACTGCAATTTTTTCCATGTTGTTTGGTCGACAAATTGAGAATTATCCTGTTTACTTCTTATCAGGAAGATTAATTTATGATTTTTATAATGCTGGGACCAAAGGAGCTATGAGGTCTATAAAACGGAACGCAGCATTACTTAAAAAGATTTATGTTCCAAAGCATATGTTCTCAATTAGTGCCATATGCTATGAATTCGTTAATTTTTTAATATCTTTCGTAATCCTATTTGGAGTTATGTTAATTACCGGCGCAAAATTCCATCCTACAATAATATTTGCAATCATACCAATAATGTTTTTAGTTTGCTTAATATTCGGAATAGGATTGATATTGGCTGTTTGCAACACATATTTCTCCGATATAGGTCATTTATACAATGTTTTCACTTTAGTATTGATGTATGCTTCAGCATTATTTTATCCGATGGAAATCGTCCCAGCGCTTGTTCAAAAAATATTTACATTAAATCCTGTTTATTCAGCAATCACCTGCTTTAGGGAATGTGTAGTTTATGGAATAACACCTAACTTAAGCACATTATCCTATTTAGCGGCATTTTCATTAACAGTACTGGGAATTGGAATTCTATTATTTAATATTTATGATAAAAAATTAGCATTAGAGATATAA